TCGAGCCATCGGTTCTGACCTTGAGCATACGCAAGTACGCATGATAGCCTCTGCAAATGCAGATATGCTTTTCCACTATTGGAAAGTAGGGCACTTTATTCTCTACCTCCAAAAGAAAGAAGGTTGGGGCAGCAAAGTCATAGATAATCTTTTATTGCTGTCCGGTAACCCTTTTTCACATATAAAAGTTAAGGGCTAAAATCCGTATTTGGATTTCAGCCCTTTTTGTTACTTTTGTTTCTGCGATAAAACTTCAATAACATGGGCAAAAGTACACATTTTATCGGACAGCCGGTCTATAATCAGTTAATAAAATTACTCGATAAGCAACAAATCAAGCAAATCAGCCTTGAAACACCCCGAAGTGAAGCTTATGTGAAGCGTCTTGATGGGTGGACTCACCTTGTCATAATGCTTTTCGGTGTTCTCAAACACTTTGATTCTCTTCGGGAAGTGGAGATAGGCATGAAGGCTGAAGTAAACAAACTGCATCATCTTGGCATCGACTATGTCGTCCGTCGTAGTACGCTTGCTGATGCCAACAAGCGTCGCCCACAAGAGTTCTTTGCAAGCGTTTATGCGTACCTCTTAGAGCGTTATGGTTCTTTTTTATCGGACAGCCGTCCTAAAGGTGAACAGAAGACATGGGAAAAGCTTCTGTATATGATGGATTCAACTACGATTACCCTTTTTGACAACATACTCAAGGGTGTAGGCAGACACCCCAAGAGTGGTAAGAAGAAAGGCGGTATGAAGGTTCATACGGTGATGAAGTATCATGTTGGCGTTCCCATGGTCGTACAGCTTACCTCTGCCGCCACACATGATCATTATCTACTTAAAGAAGTGCATCTTCCTAAGGATGCTACCCTTACCATGGACAGAGCATACGTTGATTATGCACAGTTCCAGCGACTTACAGAGGAAGGGGTATGCTATGTGACCAAGATGAAGAAGAATCTCACCTATACGGAGTTGTCCTCAGTAACCTATGTAAGCCCTGATGGATTGGTTACACATACAGACAAGAAGATTGTCTTTGAGAAGGGGGAGATAAGACACCAGGCAAGACGAGTGGAACTGTGGAGTGACAACTCACATAAGTCAGTTGTCCTGTTGACCAATAACTTTGAGCTTGATGTAAAGGACCTTGAGGAGATTTACAAGCGAAGATGGGCTATAGAGTCCCTTTACAAGCAGCTCAAACAGAACTTCCCACTGCATTTCTTCTATGGTGACAGTGTAAATGCCATACAGATACAGACATGGGTGGTACTCATTGCCAATCTGCTTTGTACCGTTATCTCCAGAATGATAAAAAGACACGTATCCTTCTCGCAGCTGGTAACCATGCTGAGGCTCACACTGATGTATTACACTGATTTCATCTCATTTATGGAAAATCCACAAAATGATGAACTCATCATAATAGCTAAAAAGGCAAATTCACCACCAAAAGAACTTGACTTATTTGATTAGGGGGCTTGGATTTCAAAAAAGAATGCGGAATTACCTATATAAAGGCTATTCCGCAAGGATTTATATGTTATTTAAGTTTTACCGGACAGCAATATTATAGAAGTAAACCACCAACTACAGCACTATAAACAAAAGGCACGGGAACTACTGACCTCGGAAGAAGGCATCAAGCATCGAGGACGAAGGTGCATT
The nucleotide sequence above comes from Prevotella melaninogenica ATCC 25845. Encoded proteins:
- a CDS encoding IS4 family transposase produces the protein MGKSTHFIGQPVYNQLIKLLDKQQIKQISLETPRSEAYVKRLDGWTHLVIMLFGVLKHFDSLREVEIGMKAEVNKLHHLGIDYVVRRSTLADANKRRPQEFFASVYAYLLERYGSFLSDSRPKGEQKTWEKLLYMMDSTTITLFDNILKGVGRHPKSGKKKGGMKVHTVMKYHVGVPMVVQLTSAATHDHYLLKEVHLPKDATLTMDRAYVDYAQFQRLTEEGVCYVTKMKKNLTYTELSSVTYVSPDGLVTHTDKKIVFEKGEIRHQARRVELWSDNSHKSVVLLTNNFELDVKDLEEIYKRRWAIESLYKQLKQNFPLHFFYGDSVNAIQIQTWVVLIANLLCTVISRMIKRHVSFSQLVTMLRLTLMYYTDFISFMENPQNDELIIIAKKANSPPKELDLFD